From the Pseudodesulfovibrio sp. S3 genome, the window TAGCCGATGACCAGCCAGCCGTCGGTCAGGGTCTCCACGGGGTCGCCCTTGGATTGGGTGTTGGGGTCGCCGGTCCATGGCTCGTATTTAACCGGGGTCACGCCGATAACTGCCATACGCTCAATCCATGCCGCCTCGCTTTCGGCGGTGCGTCGGGTGAGGTAGGAGGCCGGGTAAACTTGGCCGTTGTGGTTGACCTGTTGCGCCGCATGGGTGGTGCCGTCTATGTATTTAAAGATTTGCATGACTATCTCCTTATTGATCTATTTTGATCGGGCCGATGCAGTCGCCATCGCCACCAAAGCCGCTCCGCTGGGCGGTGCCGTACAATGGCGCATATCCATCCACCCCGCCCGCAAAGCTGATATCCCCTGTAAATGTCCATGCGCCTCCGTGAAACAATCCGATCAGGCCGCCTCCAGACGGGCCGCCAACAGCCGCGCTGTACGCTACTGCCGCCGCTCCTTCGCTTTCAAAACTGCCAGTGCCGGTGACTCCTCCTCGAGAGATTAACAGCAGCAACCCCCCAGTGCCGTTATTCCCATTGGGTGTGCCTGACCCTCCGGGGTTCCCAGACCCTCCGGGATAATAATTTGTCAATCCGTTGGCGGAAAAATCTCCTCCCGCCCCTCCGTATGGTGCAGCGTCATCGCCAGTGATGGAGCCATGTCCGGGGCCACTACCCGGGCCTCCAGAGAAACAAGTCCCGTCGCTCGCCTGACCTGCATAGCCAGTACCCCCAGAGTTCCCCATATGGCTGGCTGACCCTCCTCCGCCGGGGGCATTTGCTTTGGTGCCTCCAGACGGGGCGATATTTCTAACACCATCGCCATACCCGCCGCCCGGTTCGGCTCCAGTTCCACCCACACGGGGTATCGCAATGACCACCCCGTTGCCAGTAACCTCGGGTTGATTGGCCTCGCTATCCACGACGGTCTGCCCACAGCCATAGCCGAGCGTGGCATCCGTATGAGTATCCGTGTGGCCAGCAGCCAAACGGCGAATAATCAGCCCCTCCGACGGCACAGCGTTGCCGTCACTCGGGGCCACCGGTGTATCGCTGGTGACCGTGGCGTCCGCCGGGTTTGCATGGCAGCCACGGGCGGTCATGGACAGGGTGCCGTTGATGGTGGCATTGCCGGTGCAATAGATCAGCAGCCCCCGGCAGCGGTTGGCAATGGTCAGCAAATACCCTTCGTCAACGGTCAAATTTACAGCGTTGATCACGACCATATCGCCGTCCTGCTCGGACGGGATGGACACGACCGAATCGACGAGGGTCCAGGTGGAAATGGTTGACCAGGTCACGCCGCCGTCGAAACTTTGCTCGGCACCGGCAGAGGTGATGCGGATGTCGCCGTCACTGCCGTCACCAAACCAGTTGCCCTTGCCGGATTTGGCGCGTTGGATTCTGCGTCTCAGCCAGGACATTACTCGGCCTCCTTGTAGCTGTATTCGGCAGTTGCCAAAACCTTGACCTTGCCGTCTTTCGGGTCGGTAAATGGTGCGAGGTAAATGCGGTCGATGGTCCCGGCGTCAGTCTCCGGCTCGTAGCCCTCGCCGTCGGGCCACAGCAGGGCCGAGGGCATGGTGCATGCCTTGCCGCCGGGACCCTGCACGATGGTCAGGTCGTAAGCGTCGCCGGGGCGGTATCTACCGATGACCATTTCGGTCACGTCGTCGTCCAGGTACAGGATGGCCGAGGGGACCACAGAACAGTCCCAGGCAACAGTGCCATCCTCTATTTCCAGCAAGGCCTGCTTATACCCTTGGGGAGCGGAGTAAGTATGGGATTCAGAAAGGAGGTCAGTCACTTCTTCGGTTTTGTGGGTATGGTCTTTTGCGGCCACAACGCCGCCCATATCCCCGGCCAACGTCATCGGCCTGCAATCCGTTACCACTCCTGCCGCGTCAACCATGGCGACCTTCTGCCCGTAGTGGCCGTCGTTGGTCCCGTCCACGTAGTCTCCGGGATCCGCGAACACGATAGAGGCCACGGCCACCCGGTCGGAGTCCTGCTGCTGCAGGGCCACGTCCAGGAACACTTCGGCAGGCAGTGCCGGGGAAATGGTCTGTTGCGCGGCCAGGGCTATGCGGATGCCCTCCACGTAGGCGATGCCGGGCTGAACCTTGAAGGCCCCTGCATCGTTGACGACCAGGTAGCCGTCACCGAAGAAGCAGGCACCGCCGTAAATGTCGCGGTTTGACAGCCGCTCTCGTTCATCAATGCCCTTGAGCCGGGCCGTGAAGTCGATCTGCCAGGTGGACGCCTCAACGGTTATATTGGTCGTGGCCTGGATGCCGGAATATTCCAGCATGAAATTGCGGGTCAGGGCGTTGCCCATGACCGGATGGGCCGTCTTCCACTTGGAAAGAGTGGGGCAGTAGGTGATGGCAATGACGGCATCGTCAGCCGAAGAGTAAAGCCCCACCCAATTGAAGTCGAAATCCCCGATGTCGGAGGTCAACAGCATGGAATACACGACCTGGTTGGGGTTGATATACCCCTTGTTTTCTTCCGGGAGGGAGTATTCGTAGACGATATCCCCGGCATCCGGCAGCCCTTCGGTTCGGTCCACGGCCCCGGAAGGGTCTATCCCCTCCAGTTTGGCAAGGATGAATCTGTCGATGACAAGCGCGGTTTCCTGGTTTTGGTGCAGGGCGATAAGGTTCTCGCCTGCATTGGTGATGGCACTGCTCATGGTGGCTCCTTACAGCTTGGCGGTGATGACCGCCGAGTCGTTGTTGAATTCGTCCAGGCGCGGCCCGATGGAGAGCGGCGGCACGGACGCGCAAAAGGTTTGATAGTCGTTGTCGAATGTCTCCACCCTGATGCTTATGGGCAGCGGTGAGATGAGGGTCCATTCATACCGGCGGCAGGTCCGGCCATAGTGCTGGATGAGCTCCTGCAGCAGGGCCTGGTTGTCCGCTAGTTGGGTGTCGGAGAGCTGCAGG encodes:
- a CDS encoding phage tail protein, with translation MSSAITNAGENLIALHQNQETALVIDRFILAKLEGIDPSGAVDRTEGLPDAGDIVYEYSLPEENKGYINPNQVVYSMLLTSDIGDFDFNWVGLYSSADDAVIAITYCPTLSKWKTAHPVMGNALTRNFMLEYSGIQATTNITVEASTWQIDFTARLKGIDERERLSNRDIYGGACFFGDGYLVVNDAGAFKVQPGIAYVEGIRIALAAQQTISPALPAEVFLDVALQQQDSDRVAVASIVFADPGDYVDGTNDGHYGQKVAMVDAAGVVTDCRPMTLAGDMGGVVAAKDHTHKTEEVTDLLSESHTYSAPQGYKQALLEIEDGTVAWDCSVVPSAILYLDDDVTEMVIGRYRPGDAYDLTIVQGPGGKACTMPSALLWPDGEGYEPETDAGTIDRIYLAPFTDPKDGKVKVLATAEYSYKEAE